In Leptidea sinapis chromosome 40, ilLepSina1.1, whole genome shotgun sequence, one DNA window encodes the following:
- the LOC126976424 gene encoding deoxynucleoside kinase isoform X1 yields MIRRQLTNCTGLFFRHIMTAPAAKPFTVLVEGNIGSGKTTFLEHFQQFEDITLLTEPVEEWRNLNGWNLLDLMYKDPAKWAMTFQAYVSLTMLEMHRRTTKTPVKLMERSIFSARYCFVEHMKRSGTLHPAQYSVLNEWFDFIDNEVPVDADLIVYLKTTPSIVYERIKKRARSEEQCVPLSYIVELHKLHEDWLINRTHAECPAPVLVIDADLDLSHITEEYKKSEHQILRKAVNVVMQSPNKLSPKKPVRGSPIKIEPIRL; encoded by the exons atgattagaAGACAATTAACAAATTGTACTG GTTTATTTTTTCGACACATAATGACTGCTCCCGCAGCAAAGCCTTTTACAGTCCTCGTCGAAGGCAACATTGGAAGCGGCAAAACTACATTCCTCGAGCATTTTCAACAATTTGAGgatataacattattaactGAACCCGTAGAAGAATGGCGCAATCTCAACGGTTGGAATCTCTTG GATTTAATGTACAAGGATCCAGCAAAGTGGGCAATGACTTTTCAAGCATATGTATCATTAACAATGCTAGAAATGCATCGCAGAACAACTAAAACACCAGTGAAACTCATGGAGCGTTCAATATTTAGTGCAAGATATTGTTTTGTGGAACACATGAAAAGATCAGGGACCCTACATCCAGCACAGTATTCAGTTCTTAATGAATGGtttgattttattgataatGAAGTACCTGTTGATGCTGACCTAATAG TTTACTTAAAGACCACACCGTCAATAGTTTATGAAAGAATCAAGAAGAGAGCCCGTTCTGAAGAACAATGTGTCCCCCTGTCATATATTGTAGAACTTCATAAATTGCATGAAGATTGGCTCATCAACAGAACACATGCTGAATGTCCGGCACCT GTTCTTGTAATAGACGCTGATCTCGATTTATCACATATAACAGAAGAATATAAGAAGAGTGAACATCAAATATTGAGAAAAGCTGTTAATGTTGTGATGCAGTCCCCAAATAAGCTAAGTCCAAAGAAACCAGTAAGAGGATCTCCCATCAAGATAGAGCCAATAAGACTTTAG
- the LOC126976404 gene encoding protein disulfide-isomerase A6 homolog, whose translation MLRPHLIGLLLVVAGSNALYDSSSDVVELTPSNFDKYVINSDAVWIVEFFAPWCGHCKNLVPEYKKAAKALKGIAKVGAVDADQYKELSQKYGVSGFPTIKIFTGSKHSPFQGQRTAESFIDAALKAAKDKAYESLGKKSSGSSDKSDVITLTDSNFKEMVLESEDLWLVEFYAPWCGHCKNLEPHWAKAATELKGKVKVGALDATVHQGIASRYQVQGYPTIKLFNSGKKTSDSVEDYNGGRTSSDIVAWALEKLAENVPAPEIIQVVDEASMKACSEKPLCVVSILPHILDCNAACRNDYISVLARLGDKYKNKMWGWVWAEAGAQPSLEEALEMGGFGYPAMAVVNAKKLKFSTLRGSFSETGINEFLRDLSFGRGQTAPVRGAEMPKISTTEPWDGKDGELPPEEDIDLSDIDLEKDEL comes from the exons ATGTTACGTCCACATCTAATAG gtCTTTTGTTAGTCGTGGCTGGATCTAATGCTTTATATGACTCGTCATCAGATGTTGTAGAATTAACACCAagtaattttgataaatatgtaataaattcaGATGCAGTTTGGATAGTAGAGTTTTTCGCTCCGTGGTGCGGTCATTGTAAAAATTTAGTTCCCGAGTATAAGAAAGCAGCTAAAGCACTAAAG gGTATTGCCAAAGTCGGAGCTGTTGATGCTGATCAGTATAAAGAGTTGTCACAGAAATATGGAGTTAGCGGATTTCCAACTATCAAAATCTTCACTGGAAGTAAACATAGTCCCTTCCAAGGGCAAAGAACAGCAGAATCATTCATTGATGCAGCGCTAAAGGCTGCTAAGGATAAAGCATATGAGTCTCTAGGGAAGAAGTCTAGCGGATCCTCAGATAAg TCGGATGTGATCACATTAACAGACAGCAACTTCAAAGAGATGGTGCTTGAGAGTGAAGACCTCTGGCTGGTTGAGTTCTATGCCCCATGGTGTGGTCACTGCAAGAACCTGGAGCCACACTGGGCCAAAGCTGCAACAGAACTGAAAGGAAAG GTGAAAGTTGGTGCACTAGACGCGACGGTACATCAAGGCATTGCCTCTCGCTACCAAGTGCAAGGCTATCCCACCATCAAATTATTCAACAGCGGCAAGAAGACCAGCGATTCTGTAGAGGACTACAATGGTGGCAGGACTTCCAGCGACATTGTGGCTTGGGCGCTTGAGAAGTTGGCCGAAAATGTTCCTGCACCGGAGATCATTCAG GTGGTGGACGAAGCAAGCATGAAGGCGTGCAGCGAGAAGCCGCTGTGTGTGGTGTCCATCTTGCCACACATCCTGGATTGCAACGCGGCCTGTAGGAACGACTACATCTCTGTCCTGGCCCGCCTCGGAGACAAGTACAAGAACAAGATGTGGGG GTGGGTGTGGGCCGAAGCCGGCGCTCAGCCATCGCTGGAGGAAGCTCTCGAGATGGGCGGGTTCGGGTACCCGGCTATGGCCGTCGTCAACGCCAAGAAACTCAAGTTCTCCACCCTCAGGGGATCTTTCTCAGAGACTGGAATCAACGAGTTCTTAAG GGACCTATCATTTGGGCGCGGACAAACAGCGCCAGTGCGGGGTGCGGAAATGCCCAAAATATCCACGACTGAGCCCTGGGACGGTAAAGATGGAGAGCTGCCTCCAGAAGAAGACATCGATCTCTCTGACATTGATCTTGAGAAAGATGAACTATAG
- the LOC126976424 gene encoding deoxynucleoside kinase isoform X2: MTAPAAKPFTVLVEGNIGSGKTTFLEHFQQFEDITLLTEPVEEWRNLNGWNLLDLMYKDPAKWAMTFQAYVSLTMLEMHRRTTKTPVKLMERSIFSARYCFVEHMKRSGTLHPAQYSVLNEWFDFIDNEVPVDADLIVYLKTTPSIVYERIKKRARSEEQCVPLSYIVELHKLHEDWLINRTHAECPAPVLVIDADLDLSHITEEYKKSEHQILRKAVNVVMQSPNKLSPKKPVRGSPIKIEPIRL; the protein is encoded by the exons ATGACTGCTCCCGCAGCAAAGCCTTTTACAGTCCTCGTCGAAGGCAACATTGGAAGCGGCAAAACTACATTCCTCGAGCATTTTCAACAATTTGAGgatataacattattaactGAACCCGTAGAAGAATGGCGCAATCTCAACGGTTGGAATCTCTTG GATTTAATGTACAAGGATCCAGCAAAGTGGGCAATGACTTTTCAAGCATATGTATCATTAACAATGCTAGAAATGCATCGCAGAACAACTAAAACACCAGTGAAACTCATGGAGCGTTCAATATTTAGTGCAAGATATTGTTTTGTGGAACACATGAAAAGATCAGGGACCCTACATCCAGCACAGTATTCAGTTCTTAATGAATGGtttgattttattgataatGAAGTACCTGTTGATGCTGACCTAATAG TTTACTTAAAGACCACACCGTCAATAGTTTATGAAAGAATCAAGAAGAGAGCCCGTTCTGAAGAACAATGTGTCCCCCTGTCATATATTGTAGAACTTCATAAATTGCATGAAGATTGGCTCATCAACAGAACACATGCTGAATGTCCGGCACCT GTTCTTGTAATAGACGCTGATCTCGATTTATCACATATAACAGAAGAATATAAGAAGAGTGAACATCAAATATTGAGAAAAGCTGTTAATGTTGTGATGCAGTCCCCAAATAAGCTAAGTCCAAAGAAACCAGTAAGAGGATCTCCCATCAAGATAGAGCCAATAAGACTTTAG